The following proteins are encoded in a genomic region of Desulfosporosinus youngiae DSM 17734:
- a CDS encoding DUF1638 domain-containing protein produces MKRCIFIGCSVLETEIKQALDELGLQNKIVFIDAGSHVNLDRLEQTLRKKLDEVNRVGKPIVLVGNRCHPNIDNIVKEYDGQISASSNCLELLLGKETMNKLNREANIFYTTVGWLEKWKEIFITGLGWDSIDGRQNFGFYDKILLLDLGRPVDDMDILEFYEFTQVPIEPYPITLDNLKKELIRLLGREHH; encoded by the coding sequence TTGAAACGCTGTATATTTATTGGTTGCTCAGTGCTTGAGACTGAAATTAAACAAGCACTGGATGAATTAGGCTTGCAAAACAAGATAGTTTTCATAGATGCAGGGTCGCACGTTAATTTAGATCGATTAGAACAAACCTTACGTAAAAAGCTTGATGAAGTTAATCGGGTAGGAAAGCCAATCGTTTTAGTGGGCAATAGATGTCATCCTAATATCGATAACATAGTAAAAGAATACGACGGACAAATCTCTGCAAGCAGTAATTGCTTAGAGTTACTTCTCGGCAAAGAAACGATGAATAAATTAAACAGAGAGGCAAATATTTTCTATACCACTGTGGGGTGGTTAGAAAAATGGAAGGAGATTTTTATTACCGGACTTGGTTGGGACAGTATTGACGGAAGGCAAAATTTTGGATTTTACGATAAGATACTTCTGCTTGATTTGGGTAGGCCTGTTGACGATATGGACATACTGGAATTTTATGAATTTACACAAGTCCCAATCGAACCATATCCTATTACCTTAGACAACCTAAAGAAAGAGCTTATCAGGCTCCTAGGGCGGGAACATCATTAA